The genomic DNA TCCGACGAGCATTCCGTCCACGACTGCTACCAACTCTTCCTAGGTGTGGGGGAGACGGTCCCGGCCCAGCCGGCCCGTGCCGTCATCGGCCGGGCCGACGAGGGCCCGCTGGCCGGCCTGATGGTCTACGACGCCCTTCAGGACCGGAGGTCGACGGCGCTGCTCCTGGAGCGGCTGCGCACCCCGGGCGTCGTAGGACCCCTGCGTTTCGAGCGGGACCTCGGGGTGACGCTGCCCGCCGGTCTCGAGCCGCGCCTTCTCGACGCCGAGCAGTCCAACTCCTCGCTGGTGTACGGGGACCGGTACATCCTGAAGGTGTTCCGCCGCGTCCAGCCCGGCATCAACCCCGACCTCGAGGTGCCCTGGGCCCTGGCCCGACAGGGCTGTGACCGCGTACCCGCGCCGGTGGCGTGGATCCGTACCTCCCTTCCATGGGGGGCGACCCTCGGCGTGCTCCAGCCGTTCCTGCCCGATGCCGCCGACGGCTGGACACGGGCGCTCCAGGCTCTGGACTCGGGCCGGGACTTCATCGACGAGGCGCACGAGCTGGGGCGGGCCACCGCCGAGGTGCATCTGGCGCTGGCCGCGGCCTTCCCGCTCGAGTTCCAGCAGCGGCACCACAACGGACGGCTCGCGGCCGGGATGACACGGCGCCTGGAGGCCGTGGCCCGGTCCGTACCGGAACTCCTGCCGCACGCCCCCGCCCTGCGCTCGGCCTTCGACGCGCTCGCCGCCGTCGACACACCCCGTCCCGCCCAGCGGATCCACGGCGACCTGCATCTCGGCCAGGTGCTGCGCACCGGCCGACGCTGGCACCTCATCG from Streptomyces avermitilis MA-4680 = NBRC 14893 includes the following:
- a CDS encoding maltokinase N-terminal cap-like domain-containing protein, whose translation is MPKTAPLRPSRLSPGPLLTSLAGLLREWLPTQRWFAGKGRPVMDLALLSVTELHPGCLHLLLQAGHAEQAAGSGSDEHSVHDCYQLFLGVGETVPAQPARAVIGRADEGPLAGLMVYDALQDRRSTALLLERLRTPGVVGPLRFERDLGVTLPAGLEPRLLDAEQSNSSLVYGDRYILKVFRRVQPGINPDLEVPWALARQGCDRVPAPVAWIRTSLPWGATLGVLQPFLPDAADGWTRALQALDSGRDFIDEAHELGRATAEVHLALAAAFPLEFQQRHHNGRLAAGMTRRLEAVARSVPELLPHAPALRSAFDALAAVDTPRPAQRIHGDLHLGQVLRTGRRWHLIDFEGEPARPLPERRRAQSPVRDVAGMLRSFDYAAHARHPWRPDWARRCRDAYCGGYADEAGWDPREEPELLRAYETDRAVYEVLYEARHRPEWLPVPMAAIARLADRQPLGARRPQ